CCCGGCAGATATGGATGCAGTTCATGCAGTTGCAAAACGACATGACTTGCTAGTTTTTGAAGATGCCTGTCAGGCACATGGTGCAGAGTATAAAGACGGCACATGCGGGTCTCTTTCCGATGCTGCTGCCTTCAGCTTCTATCCGACAAAAAATCTTGGTGGATTTGGAGACGGTGGCTGCTTAACAACAAGCAGTGAAAAAATTGCAAATACAGCACGCCAGCTTCGTAGCTATGGCGCCGCAGTAAAGTATCATCACGACATTGTGGGCTTTAACTCCCGCCTTGATGAAATGCAGGCTGCCTTATTGCAGTTCCTCCTCCCCAATTTACCAGAATGGAATGAAAAGCGTCGAAAATTAGCTGCGCTCTATCTTGACCAATTATCATCTATTGAAGAAATCGCACTACCTGTGGTAGATAAACATTCGGTACCAGTTTGGCATGTTTTTCCGATCATGGTTCCAGCAGAAAAGCGCGATTCTTTTTGCAAATATCTCTCAGAAAAAAATATTGGCTACAATATTCACTATCCAATTGCTATGCATTTGCAGCCTTGTTGCAGCCACTTACAGTATAAAGCAGGAGATTTTCCTGTTGCTGAAAAATTGGCAGATTGCGAAATCAGTCTGCCTCTAGACCCGTACCATACTACCGATGAAATCAATTTTGTTATCAAGGCTATTCTAGATTATTTCGCGTCTGATGCCGTAGAAGACTAGACCGCCACGTAAACCATATGGGGAACTCATGGAAAGTTTAAAATTTAAACGCGTGCTGATTAAACTTAGCGGCGAAGCACTTGCTGGCGACGGCAAGTTTGGTATTGATCCGGAAACAGTTGCAGGCGTCTGCGCTGAGATTGCTGAACTCGCTGATATGGGATTGGAGATTGCTCTCGTTATCGGCGGCGGTAATATTTTCCGTGGTCTTTCCTCCTCTGCAAAAGGTATGGAACGTTCCTCTGCTGATTACATGGGTATGATGGCAACCGTGATGAACGCAGTTGCTGTTCAGGATCACCTTGAAAAACACGGTCACCCGACCCGCGTTCTTTCTGCTATTACTATGCAGGAGGTATGCGAGCCGTACATTCGACGCCGTGCTGAACGCCATTTGGAAAAAGGCCGCATTGTTATTTGTGCAGCCGGTACTGGCAACCCATTTTTCACTACCGATACCGCAGCAGCACTGCGTGGTATGGAATTAAAATGTGAAGCTATCATTAAAGCTACCAAAGTAGATGGCGTTTATGATAAAGATCCTGTAACAAATGAAGATGCAGTTATGTACAAGTCCCTCAGCTTTATTGAGGTGCTTCAGAAAAACTTGCGAGTAATGGATTCTACTGCCATTTCGCTGTGCATGG
This window of the Halodesulfovibrio sp. MK-HDV genome carries:
- a CDS encoding DegT/DnrJ/EryC1/StrS aminotransferase family protein; this encodes PADMDAVHAVAKRHDLLVFEDACQAHGAEYKDGTCGSLSDAAAFSFYPTKNLGGFGDGGCLTTSSEKIANTARQLRSYGAAVKYHHDIVGFNSRLDEMQAALLQFLLPNLPEWNEKRRKLAALYLDQLSSIEEIALPVVDKHSVPVWHVFPIMVPAEKRDSFCKYLSEKNIGYNIHYPIAMHLQPCCSHLQYKAGDFPVAEKLADCEISLPLDPYHTTDEINFVIKAILDYFASDAVED
- the pyrH gene encoding UMP kinase — its product is MESLKFKRVLIKLSGEALAGDGKFGIDPETVAGVCAEIAELADMGLEIALVIGGGNIFRGLSSSAKGMERSSADYMGMMATVMNAVAVQDHLEKHGHPTRVLSAITMQEVCEPYIRRRAERHLEKGRIVICAAGTGNPFFTTDTAAALRGMELKCEAIIKATKVDGVYDKDPVTNEDAVMYKSLSFIEVLQKNLRVMDSTAISLCMENNVPILVCNLFKGDVRKVILGEDVGTIVHGG